The following proteins are co-located in the Scomber scombrus chromosome 2, fScoSco1.1, whole genome shotgun sequence genome:
- the pou4f2 gene encoding POU domain, class 4, transcription factor 2 isoform X2, which produces MMMMSLNSKQHFAMAHTSLPEPKYSSSGGSSEAMRRACLPTPPVPMCAFYLQLQSNIFGGLDESLLARAEALAAVDIVSQTKSHHHPPHHSPYKPDATYHTMNTLPCTSSSSSSSVPISHPSALSGHHHHHHHHHHHQPHQALEGDLLDHITPGLALGAMAGPDGSVVSTATHPAHMAGMNHMHQAAINMAHAHGLPPHMGMNDVDADPRDLEAFAERFKQRRIKLGVTQADVGSALASLKIPGVGSLSQSTICRFESLTLSHNNMIALKPILQAWLEEAEKSHREKLNKPELFNGAEKKRKRTSIAAPEKRSLEAYFAIQPRPSSEKIAAIAEKLDLKKNVVRVWFCNQRQKQKRMKYSACV; this is translated from the exons atgatgatgatgtctcTGAACAGCAAGCAGCATTTTGCTATGGCCCACACCAGCTTGCCCGAACCGAAGTATTC cagcagcggcggcagcTCGGAGGCGATGCGGCGAGCCTGTCTCCCAACCCCACCGGTAC CTATGTGTGCATTCTATTTGCAATTGCAGAGCAATATATTCGGAGGCTTGGATGAGAGTTTGTTGGCCCGGGCTGAAGCTCTAGCGGCGGTGGATATAGTCTCGCAGACCAAGAGCCACCACCACCCTCCACATCACAGTCCCTACAAGCCGGACGCAACCTACCACACCATGAACACTCTCCCCTGcacctcgtcttcctcctcctcctcggtgCCTATTTCTCATCCGTCCGCCTTGTCtggccaccaccatcaccaccaccatcaccaccaccaccagccccACCAGGCACTGGAGGGGGACCTGCTGGACCACATCACGCCGGGACTGGCACTAGGAGCCATGGCAGGGCCGGATGGCTCGGTGGTTTCCACGGCTACGCACCCTGCCCACATGGCGGGCATGAACCACATGCACCAGGCAGCCATCAACATGGCTCATGCCCACGGGCTACCACCGCACATGGGCATGAACGACGTGGACGCCGATCCAAGGGACTTGGAAGCCTTCGCGGAGAGGTTTAAGCAGAGACGGATCAAACTCGGGGTTACCCAGGCGGATGTAGGGTCAGCTTTAGCCAGCCTGAAGATTCCTGGGGTGGGCTCCCTCAGCCAAAGCACCATCTGCCGATTCGAGTCCCTCACGCTCTCTCACAACAACATGATTGCTTTGAAGCCCATTCTGCAAGCGTGGCTAGAAGAAGCCGAGAAATCACACAGGGAGAAACTTAATAAACCCGAGTTGTTCAACGGCgcggagaaaaagaggaagcgCACGTCGATAGCCGCGCCGGAGAAGAGATCACTGGAGGCCTATTTTGCCATTCAGCCACGTCCCTCCTCGGAGAAAATCGCAGCAATCGCAGAAAAGCTGGACCTCAAAAAGAACGTGGTGCGGGTCTGGTTTTGCAACCAGCGACAGAAACAGAAACGAATGAAATACTCTGCATGCGTCTAA
- the pou4f2 gene encoding POU domain, class 4, transcription factor 2 isoform X1, with amino-acid sequence MMMMSLNSKQHFAMAHTSLPEPKYSLHSSSSSTLTSNAPSSCSSSRHSNTIISSSSGGSSEAMRRACLPTPPSNIFGGLDESLLARAEALAAVDIVSQTKSHHHPPHHSPYKPDATYHTMNTLPCTSSSSSSSVPISHPSALSGHHHHHHHHHHHQPHQALEGDLLDHITPGLALGAMAGPDGSVVSTATHPAHMAGMNHMHQAAINMAHAHGLPPHMGMNDVDADPRDLEAFAERFKQRRIKLGVTQADVGSALASLKIPGVGSLSQSTICRFESLTLSHNNMIALKPILQAWLEEAEKSHREKLNKPELFNGAEKKRKRTSIAAPEKRSLEAYFAIQPRPSSEKIAAIAEKLDLKKNVVRVWFCNQRQKQKRMKYSACV; translated from the exons atgatgatgatgtctcTGAACAGCAAGCAGCATTTTGCTATGGCCCACACCAGCTTGCCCGAACCGAAGTATTCGTTGcattcctcctcatcctccactTTGACTTCCAATGCACCTTCATCCTGCTCGTCCTCCCGACACAGCAACaccatcatcagcagcagcagcggcggcagcTCGGAGGCGATGCGGCGAGCCTGTCTCCCAACCCCACCG AGCAATATATTCGGAGGCTTGGATGAGAGTTTGTTGGCCCGGGCTGAAGCTCTAGCGGCGGTGGATATAGTCTCGCAGACCAAGAGCCACCACCACCCTCCACATCACAGTCCCTACAAGCCGGACGCAACCTACCACACCATGAACACTCTCCCCTGcacctcgtcttcctcctcctcctcggtgCCTATTTCTCATCCGTCCGCCTTGTCtggccaccaccatcaccaccaccatcaccaccaccaccagccccACCAGGCACTGGAGGGGGACCTGCTGGACCACATCACGCCGGGACTGGCACTAGGAGCCATGGCAGGGCCGGATGGCTCGGTGGTTTCCACGGCTACGCACCCTGCCCACATGGCGGGCATGAACCACATGCACCAGGCAGCCATCAACATGGCTCATGCCCACGGGCTACCACCGCACATGGGCATGAACGACGTGGACGCCGATCCAAGGGACTTGGAAGCCTTCGCGGAGAGGTTTAAGCAGAGACGGATCAAACTCGGGGTTACCCAGGCGGATGTAGGGTCAGCTTTAGCCAGCCTGAAGATTCCTGGGGTGGGCTCCCTCAGCCAAAGCACCATCTGCCGATTCGAGTCCCTCACGCTCTCTCACAACAACATGATTGCTTTGAAGCCCATTCTGCAAGCGTGGCTAGAAGAAGCCGAGAAATCACACAGGGAGAAACTTAATAAACCCGAGTTGTTCAACGGCgcggagaaaaagaggaagcgCACGTCGATAGCCGCGCCGGAGAAGAGATCACTGGAGGCCTATTTTGCCATTCAGCCACGTCCCTCCTCGGAGAAAATCGCAGCAATCGCAGAAAAGCTGGACCTCAAAAAGAACGTGGTGCGGGTCTGGTTTTGCAACCAGCGACAGAAACAGAAACGAATGAAATACTCTGCATGCGTCTAA
- the pou4f2 gene encoding POU domain, class 4, transcription factor 2 isoform X3, with protein sequence MMMMSLNSKQHFAMAHTSLPEPKYSLHSSSEAMRRACLPTPPVPMCAFYLQLQSNIFGGLDESLLARAEALAAVDIVSQTKSHHHPPHHSPYKPDATYHTMNTLPCTSSSSSSSVPISHPSALSGHHHHHHHHHHHQPHQALEGDLLDHITPGLALGAMAGPDGSVVSTATHPAHMAGMNHMHQAAINMAHAHGLPPHMGMNDVDADPRDLEAFAERFKQRRIKLGVTQADVGSALASLKIPGVGSLSQSTICRFESLTLSHNNMIALKPILQAWLEEAEKSHREKLNKPELFNGAEKKRKRTSIAAPEKRSLEAYFAIQPRPSSEKIAAIAEKLDLKKNVVRVWFCNQRQKQKRMKYSACV encoded by the exons atgatgatgatgtctcTGAACAGCAAGCAGCATTTTGCTATGGCCCACACCAGCTTGCCCGAACCGAAGTATTCGTTGcattc cagcTCGGAGGCGATGCGGCGAGCCTGTCTCCCAACCCCACCGGTAC CTATGTGTGCATTCTATTTGCAATTGCAGAGCAATATATTCGGAGGCTTGGATGAGAGTTTGTTGGCCCGGGCTGAAGCTCTAGCGGCGGTGGATATAGTCTCGCAGACCAAGAGCCACCACCACCCTCCACATCACAGTCCCTACAAGCCGGACGCAACCTACCACACCATGAACACTCTCCCCTGcacctcgtcttcctcctcctcctcggtgCCTATTTCTCATCCGTCCGCCTTGTCtggccaccaccatcaccaccaccatcaccaccaccaccagccccACCAGGCACTGGAGGGGGACCTGCTGGACCACATCACGCCGGGACTGGCACTAGGAGCCATGGCAGGGCCGGATGGCTCGGTGGTTTCCACGGCTACGCACCCTGCCCACATGGCGGGCATGAACCACATGCACCAGGCAGCCATCAACATGGCTCATGCCCACGGGCTACCACCGCACATGGGCATGAACGACGTGGACGCCGATCCAAGGGACTTGGAAGCCTTCGCGGAGAGGTTTAAGCAGAGACGGATCAAACTCGGGGTTACCCAGGCGGATGTAGGGTCAGCTTTAGCCAGCCTGAAGATTCCTGGGGTGGGCTCCCTCAGCCAAAGCACCATCTGCCGATTCGAGTCCCTCACGCTCTCTCACAACAACATGATTGCTTTGAAGCCCATTCTGCAAGCGTGGCTAGAAGAAGCCGAGAAATCACACAGGGAGAAACTTAATAAACCCGAGTTGTTCAACGGCgcggagaaaaagaggaagcgCACGTCGATAGCCGCGCCGGAGAAGAGATCACTGGAGGCCTATTTTGCCATTCAGCCACGTCCCTCCTCGGAGAAAATCGCAGCAATCGCAGAAAAGCTGGACCTCAAAAAGAACGTGGTGCGGGTCTGGTTTTGCAACCAGCGACAGAAACAGAAACGAATGAAATACTCTGCATGCGTCTAA